The segment ATCAAAAATGCTACGACAACAAATCATTCGAAAGTTGAGGTAAATAATACAACAGGATAGGTGATACTATGAATAGGTCAAAATTATCTAAATGTGCATTATTTATGGTTATTTTGCTGATGTTTTCTTCAGTGGCATCAGCAACAATGAACGTTGCTGTAATTACTGATCCTACGGGTAAAGATCCTAATGGATGTGCAGCCGGAAGTCAATCATTTGCTATAAACATGTTCCAGTCAACATTCATATTTTCACAGGAACATAAAATGGCACTGCTATCCGGGGGGGAAGGTACCTCTAATGTAAGGGTTGTAGCGGTTATCAACGCTTTAACTTTGATACAGTCAAACAAAACTCCCGCCGAGGTTGTAAGTGTTGCACAGAATTATGAGGGTATCCGTCTGATGGCGGTAAATCCGACACAGGGTATTGCAGTAGGTGGAGACTTTAAGGTATACATGGTTACAGTGGACAATAACAATACCATCAGGGTTCAAGCCGCCAGTGGTGGAGTAGCAACTATTCCTGCAGGAACCCGAGGAGCAATGATACACTTGCGTAACTCCGAAGGTAACCCTAAATCCGGTACGGCAGATACCGTAAGGTTACAGACAGCCATCAATATGGGTAAAATGATTAGGGATGGATATCCAGCAACCACAATTGTTTCGGAAGCCTTTGGTGAAGTGGCCAGGGATTCTGGTGAAGACCATGGTGGAGGTGCAGTTAACCTAATTTCCGGTGTTACCACTGGGGATATGTTCACTCCTCAGAAACTGAATGATATTGGTTATCCAATGGAAAAACCATACAGTAAGGTAAGTAGTTCCGGTTGGAGTGTAGGTTATCCTGAAGCAGAAAACTATCAGGTATCACCGGTAGATGGAAGCCCATTAACCGACGTATATGCATATGAGGCATTAAAAAATGCAATAACAGTATCTAACGATAATCCGTCAGTATCTGTATATGGATCTGATAAGAAAGGTTTGTCCGAAGCAACATCCTCTGTAGTGGTATCATCCGTGCAGAGAAATGGTTATGATCCCGTGAAAATAGCTAAGGACATCAACAGTGCTATAGATGGTAGTATTATTGTTGGTGTAGAGCATGTGGATGCTTCAGACTTAAATGTTAAAGAGAATATTAAGGCTGTCGGTGTATATTATACTGCAGCACCAAATGGTAGAACATCACCTTCATGGTCCTTGCCTATAGACGCACAGGTATTTGATGTTCTTGCAAATATCCAAAGCCTAATTGGTATTCTATTGATACTATTGGCTTTATTTAGAACTTCATTAACTAAGTCATTCTTCAGAAGAAGATGATTTACTTTTTTTATTTTTTTTAGGTAGTGATTTTTTGTCATTAATATTAATAAGAGCAATAAATAAGAAAAAAGCATTAAATGCATTGGCCGATATTGAACGTCATGCAAAGTTATCCATAGATGGAAAGCCCAGAGTAATTGATGTTGAAGATGTTGAAGATATCACAAGAAGAATACTTAAGCAAAAACCGAAATCAGATATTAAATTGGCGATTCTTGTCAGGACATCGGAATCAACAACGAAAAGTATTATGAGCATTAAAAAAATTCATCCACCCGCTCATCTAATAGTTATCAGTGAAGAATATCCTGAATATGAAGGATTAAATAAGAAATTCTCAACATTGAAGGTATTCCAAGGTTATTATTCAATGAAAAAATAGATTCCTTCTCTTTTTATATATTTTTTTCAATTTTTATTTGTCAGATATTGTTTTTTGCGGAGGTTAATTAACTGAAAGTCGTAAAATATTCAAAAAAAAGTAATGGAGATTATTTTCTCTTTATACGGGCAATATCTCCAATGGTAGCTTCTTTATAACGTCCAACATCCTTAAATTCTTGAACATCGGATTCTACCTTTTCAACAATCTTAATATTTAATAATTTTTCAAGTTTTCTTGCAATTTTAATTTCCGGAATCATCTTACCAGATTCAATGTGTGAAATCACTGATTCTCTTTCATATATCTTTTCACCGAGTTTTTTCTGGGTGAGGTTCTTTTCTTCTCTGGCTTTCCTGATTATTGATCCATAATCTTCCACAATCTCATATTCCACATCTGGTTTTCGTGTATATGATTTGTTGGCTGGTCTCTGATTATATGAATTGTTTCTCATATTGTTTTTGTTGCCTTTTTTGATATTCTTATTTACTTTAGGTTGTGGCTTTCTTTGAACTTTACCATATCTTGAACATTCTTTGCAAGTAATCATTAAAGAATTATCAATTTTTGTTTTGTACGGTTCACCTTTAATTTCAGTTCCACATATTTCACAGTTCATCTTAATTCACTTATTATAATTCTACTACTTAATATCTATTTTTATTTACTTATATGTTATGTTTATATATGATTTTTAAATAAAAATTTTTAATTACTTTAAGTATCTAAATACAATAATATTAATATTAAGAAGTACAATAAAATATAATGTAGTAGTTTGAAAATATAGATTTAATATAAAATTAAAGATTGTGGAAAAAATAGTTGAAAATAATTATTTAACGAAATAAACTCCATATATGTGAAAGGAGGTTGAATACATGGACGAAGTCGGTCCAGTAAATACAACAAGCAGAGATCAGGAGATTTCTGATTTAATAGATAAACATGAAACTATCGAACGTAATTTAACATGGGAAGTAAGAAAACTTGAAAAAGACAAGGTCTTACTTGAAAATGAAAACTTACGTTTAGATAGGGAAGTCAAATCCTTAAAAACTGAAATTAACAGGTTTAGAACACCACCATTGGTATTGGCAACAGTTTCAGAGTTATTGGATGATAACAAAACCGTCGTTAAAAGCAGTACGGGACCATCATTTTTATTAAAATACTCTGATAAGGATGCTTCCAAAATGGAGATTGGTGCAAGAGTAGCTCTAAATCAACAAACATTCAGTATTGTAGAGGTAATCACGTCCGAAAAAGATCCATTAGTATCCGGTATGGAAATTGATGAAAAACCGGACATAAGCTACGATAAGATTGGTGGACTAAAAGAACAAATAAGAGAAACCATAGAAACAGTGGAATTACCACTTAAAAATCCGGAAATATTTGAAAAAGTTGGAATTACACCACCAAAAGGTGTACTTTTCTATGGACCACCAGGTACTGGAAAAACATTACTAGCAAAAGCAGTTGCACATGAAACGAATGCCACATTTATAAAAATAGTGGCTTCAGAGTTTGTGAAAAAATATATAGGAGAAGGATCCCGTTTGGTACGTGGAGTATTCGAATTGGCTAAGGAAAAAGCTCCTGCAATAATATTCATTGATGAAATTGATGCAATTGCGGCAAAAAGATTACAAGGTTCAACAAGCGGGGACCGTGAAGTTCAAAGAACACTCATGCAGTTACTTGCAGAGATGGACGGATTTGAATCACGTGGTGATGTAGGAATAATAGCAGCTACAAACAGGCCGGATATACTTGACCCTGCACTTGTAAGGCCAGGTCGATTTGACCGTATTATCGAAGTACCTGTTCCTGATGAAGAAGGAAAACTGGAAATACTTAAGATACATACAAGGGACATGACATTGGATGTTGATGTTAACTTGGAACAAATAGCTCATGAAGCCAAAGAAGCATCCGGTGCAGACCTAAAGGCAATATGTACCGAAGCAGGTATGTTTGCTATACGTGATGAAAAATACAGCGTTTCACGTGAACACTTTGAACAGGCAATGGACAAAGTGATGAATAAAAATAAGAACAAAGAATCCACCGATGGAGTAATGTTCGGATAGATTATAACCCAATCTATCCTTTAATTTTTTAGCCAGTGATGAACCCTATGAGCTCTGATATGATGATGAATGATGGGCGATCTGAGGCTAACTTTTATTAAAACTTTTTTTTTAAATTAAATTTTTCTTTTTCTTTGAAATTTTCTAAATGAACCTTTCATTAAATTCTTTCATTAATTTTAAACTAATCTTTGCTTTTAACTGGAACATAAACAGTAATATTAATCTTGAAAACCCTTATTAAATCAGCTACTATCAAAAGATATGTGAAATGATAAGCATAAACATTACAGAATCCGTATTGTCCACAATAGTACAACCCGAATAATTGGAAGATATTTAACCTAAAGAATAACCGCCAGTTTCAAAGAGCAAACCCTTTTTGAATAAAAAACATAGGATATTAACTCAATACTTTATTACACTTAAAATGAAACTGTTTTGATTTAAAAAAGAAGTTGGGGAGGTTAACAATCAATGGTTTAAATAATTTTCTCTAACTCTTCAATTGAACGTACAACGTCATGATTTTCCAATTCTTTTATTTCCGGTCGCAGTACTAAAATTGTAGGAATATCTAATTCCAAGGCGGCATTTATCTTAGTTTCAGCTCCTCCACTTTCACCACTTTCTTTTGTAATGATTGCCGATACATTGTATTCCTTCATCAATGCCATGTTGAGTTCTTTGCTGTATGTTCCCTGCATTGCTATGATGTTTTCTGCCGGTACGCCACATTCCAAGGTTTTGGTTATGCTGAAGTTGTTTGGAAGTACCCTTGCAATGACCTTGTTTGCATCTATTTGGTCTACCGTGGTTTTTAATCTCATTACACCAGCCAGGTGCATAATCTTATCCTCTTTGTTTACAAGTAACTCTTTTGCCTTTGCGGCGGCATCCTCAAATGTAGCTACTTTTATAATCAAATCAGATTCGGGTAGGATTGTTGATGCTCTTTCATATCTGATGTATCTTATGCCTGCTTTTTGACAGCTGGAAATCGCGGTTTCAGTTGCGACAGATGCAAATGGGTGTGTAGCATCAATTAAAGCTTCAATATTTTTTTCACCTATAACCTTTATGAAATCTTCCTCTCTCAATGCTTTTGATATGACTTCATTTGCACCAGCGGATTTTGCTATTTCTGCTCCATAGTCAGTGACTGTTGTAGCGATAATGTAATTATTTTTATCCTCATGTAAAAATTTAATAACTTTTGTCGCATCAGATGTACCGGACATTACCATGTATCTCATTTTAACACTCTCGTTTAATTTTTATTATATATAGATATATAACTTGATTTTATTTAATCTATGCTAAGATTTCGTTGATTTATTATAATTCTTTTTTTCTAAAAATATTCAAATCCATTTCATTTTTTTAGTTAACATTAATAATCTGATTTGCTCATCAAATAAAATACCTCTTTTTTATAATTAATTAATTTGAATCTTGGCTTGATTTTAAAGGATAACTCTTCCGAAGAAAATGGTTTCAATATGCAATCACATTCAACCGCTTTTGCCACATTGGATATGGGTCTTTGCAGTTCTTCAGGTGGTCGTATCGAATAGATCAAGTCCGCATTTTCATATATTTCATAATTGGGCTTTGTGATGTCATCCTTAATGATGTCATCATTTGTGGGTTTTATGTCAACGCATCTTACGGTGGCATTTTCTAATTTGTCCTTCAGTATATTGCTGGGATCGAGTATGCTGCCAACACCCACCTCTATTATTAATGATGCATCTTCATAGTTGTTTATGATATATTCAGTAAAGTTATCCCAAACATCGCTCATTTTATCGCCTGTAACTCTTATATTGATTTAATTGAATTTTTTTTTTAATTGTTTTTCAGTCATGATTCTTTATTTGAAGTAATTACAAATGCTGTGGTCATGTCTTGTTTATTCATATGTCTTTTTCTTTAAATAAGTTTAACTTTTGCTATGATGATATAATCGGTCACGGATAACAATAGTAACGTTTTTATTTCATCAACACTTATCATTTCAAAATAAAACTTTTTTCATTTGATTATTGTATAAATGTATTTATATATGATTTAGTCATAGATTTAAATATGCTTTTAAAATATAACATCCACTCAAATGTTTAAAATGGGTGTAATATTTGAAAAAACTTACAATTAATGGGAGTGGTAATGGATGAAGTATAAATCTTTTTTCATTTTGCTATTGCTTCTTGTAACACTTTGCAGTATCTCAGCAATCTATGCAGATACATATGTGATTAGAAATTCATCCTTCAGTTTGCCTGACGGATATACCCTTTCAGAAAAGAATAATCAAACGGTACTGTATAACGATGAGTATGTTCTCACTATGTATGAAGGTCCAATTCTAAGTACTCAGGAAGCAAAAAATAATAGAATCAACCTTGGTTACAAGTTTATCGGTGAAAGGGATTATGAATTTGATGGAGTTGAGATAAATCAACAAAATTATAATTATAATGGTATAAATACCTGTGTATATACCTTTGAAAAGAACAATCAAACTTATATCATTACATTGAATTTATTTGAAAATCAAGATGTACCCGAATATGCAGATAATCCTGTAACTCAAATAATTGATACATTAGAGACAGTTAACTGATGATAACGGACGTATTGATGGAAATTTCATTCTAATGATTGAAAATTCATTATCTTAAATTCCTTAAGGACATCAGTCAAAAAATCCCCTCTATTTTTATTTTTTTAATGATGAAAACAACCTATTTTTTTAACATATCCCATAATGTCCTAATCTGCAGGGGATATAGATTATCCCACATTTTTCAAATCAAAATATCATGAATTTATCGTGTCCTGAATGATACTAATAATAATATATATCTTTTCAAATAAAATTATTATATGAGATATAAGATAATTGTTATTTAATGAATGTGAGTGTTTAATGTGGATATTAGAAATTTTCAAATCACTGACTTGGATGACGTGTTAAGAATCCAATTTCAATCCTTTGATGATCCATATCCTGTGGGTATTCTTCTTGAGTTATTCAATAGTGGAGCAGGATTTTTAGTTGCCCAGGTAGGTAGATCAGTAGTCGGATATATAATTTTCTGGATCAGGGAAGGTTCAGGTCATATAATCGCCATAGCGGTTGATGAACGATTTCGCTCTATGGCAATCGGGTCAATGCTGCTTGATAAAGCAATAGGACTCATCAAACAAAATGATATCTTCACGGTAAAGTTGGAGGTAAGAAAATCCAATATCACTGCAAGAAAATTCTACCTAAAAAAAGGATTCAAGCAGGTTAAATATTGTAAAAAATATTACAGTGATGGTGAAGATGGTATAATAATGCAGTATACAATCACCAATAACTGATATTTCTTTTTATGGAGTTATCTTTTATAAGTGATAACACATTGATATTCTATAATTATTTTTAGATTTTTCGATAAAAGTTGGAATTTTCATAGTTAATTTTTTTTATTATTAATTACTATATATTATTATTAGGAATGAACATTAAATAGAATGCTGAAAAATCATATAAAAAACTGGTTTTTTAGCTATATTTTTAGAAAATAAATATGCATACTTTTTAAATAATTTTTATTTATTATGATAAGACTTATAATTGATGAATTTTATTATTTAAAGGTTATTTGCTGTAAAATATTTTTTAAAAAATTTTATTTAATAAATAATTCAGGATTTATTTGTAATATTTTATATTTCTTAAAATATGCGAGTATTTTATTTTTTTGTTCATTTATCTAACTGTTAAACATACAAATAACTTATCGGGTCAACTATCCGTTTAAAAAAAATGGATAAAACCCAATAACATATAAATAATAATCGGGGTTAAAACGTGGTAAAGACTGCAAAATTAGCATTGGAAGATGGTACAATTCTCATTGGTGAGGGTTTTGGAGCAGAAACTATTAAAACTGGGGAAATTGTATTTTCAACCTCAATGGCCGGTTATGTTGCAGCATTAACAGATCCTTCCTTCAAAGGTCAAATATTAATGTCAACATATCCATTAGAGGGAAATTATGGTGTTTCCAAAGATTGGTATCAATCAGAGGACATTAAAGCAGAAGCATATATTGTAAGACAGGTATGTGATGAACCTTGTCATCCAAAAAGTGAACAATCATTATCTGAATTTTTAATGGATAATGACGTTCCGGGTATAAGTGGAATCGATACTCGTGCATTGACAATTAAAATTAGGGAAGTAGGTTCCATGAAGGCAGCAGTTGCAAATACTGATATAGCCGATGAAGAACTACTTAAAATAGTAGCCGAACAGCCTGGTATTGAAGATATGTACTTGGTTGACAAAATCACTACAAAAGAACCTAAATACATCACGGACAAAAAAGACTATAACATAGCAGTATTGGATTGTGGTGTCAAAAAGAACATCCTCACAAATCTCATCTATGATGATGTGGGCGTAGTGGTAATGCCGGCAGACAGTACCGCTCAAGAAGTCATTGATATGGACGTTGATGGTGTATTGGTCTCCAGTGGTCCGGGAAATCCGGAAAACGTTGATAAAATCCAGGATACAATCAGGGAATTATCCGTAAAAATGCCTATTGCAGGTATATGTTTAGGTCAGCAAATAATTGCTCTGGCATTCGGTGCAAAGATATATAAAATGAAGTTTGGACATCGAGGTTCAAATCAACCAGTCAAAGACTTAAAAACAGGACAGGTATATATTACATCACAGAATCACAGTTTCTCAATAGATCCGGAGTCAATCGAAGGCACTGATTTGGAGATTACGCAGATAAACTTAAACGATGGTACGCCTGAAGCTATTGTTCATAAAGAATTACCAATATCATGTATTCAATATCATCCAGAAGCGGGACCTGGTCCTCATGATACAAGAGAATTCTTTGACAAATTTGTAGAAGCTATCAAGAATAACAAAGCATAGATTATAAATTTTATAGGAGTTTAAATAATGCCAAAGGATGAAAATATAAATAAAGTATTAATAATTGGTTCTGGACCAATACAAATCGGACAAGCAGCTGAGTTTGATTATTCTGGATCACAAGCATGTAAATCATTACGGGAAGAGGGCGTTGAAACAATTCTCGTAAACAGTAATCCAGCAACAATACAGACAGATATAGATTCAGCAGACAAAGTATATGTTGAACCGTTAACGGCTGAAATAGTCGCAAAAATTATAGAAAAAGAAAAAGTCGATGCAATATTACCTACAATGGGTGGACAAACAGGACTTAACATCGCAGTTGACTTGGATAAAATGGGAGTACTTGATAATATTCAAGTATTGGGTTCTCCAATCCAAACAATCAAGGATGTGGAAGACAGGGACTTATTCGCAGAATTCATGGACAGATTAAATGAACCTATACCAAAATGTCATGCAGTAAACTCATTGGAAGAAGCATTTGACGCAGTACAAGATATAGGCTATCCTGTTATTGTAAGGCCAGGATTTACCCTAGGAGGTACTGGTGGTGGAGTTGCCAACAATAAGAAGGAATTCGAGGAAATCGTAACTCACGGATTGGACATGAGTTTCAACAACCAGGTATTAATCGATGAATCCGTATTAGGTTGGCAGGAAATAGAATATGAGGTAATGCGTGATAAAAACGATTCCTGTATCATAGTATGTAACATGGAAAACATTGATGCAATGGGAATACACACCGGTGAAAGTGTAGTAGTAGCACCTACCCAAACATTATCCGATGATGATTGTCAAAAACTAAGAAACGCTTCAATAAAAATCATAAGAGCTCTCGGTATTCGTGGTGGATGTAATATTCAATTTGCTCTGCATCCTATTACAAGAGAGTATAAGGTAATTGAAGTAAACCCAAGGGTAAGTAGAAGTAGTGCACTTGCAAGTAAGGCAACAGGGTATTCCATTGCAAAGGTATCCTCAAAAATAGCATTGGGTATGACACTTGATGAAATAAAAAATGACATTACCAAGGAAACACCTGCATCATTTGAACCGGCAGTAGACTATGTAATTGCAAAAGTACCAAGATGGCCGTTTGACAAGTTCAAGGAAAGTTCAGGTGAATTAGGTGTGCAAATGCAGTCAACCGGTGAAGTAATGGCTATAGGAAGAACAATCGAGGAAGCATTACAAAAATCACTAAGATCACTGGATATCGATGAGGATTCATTTGAATATGTCAATTATACCGACTATGAACTGGAACACGCTACCGACAAAAGATTCCTACAAATCTACTCTGCCATCAAAGATGGAAGAAGCGTTGATGAATTGGCTGAAATAACAAAAATCAGTCCATTTTTCATAAACAAAATCAAAAGCATAGTAGACTGTGAAGAAATGATTACAGAAAAAGGAGCAGACATCCTCAAGGATGAATATACCTTTAGAAAAATCAAACAATATGGATTTTCCGATAAAAAATTAGGTCAATTGCTAGCACTTAGCGAAGAGGAAGTATCCAAGTTACGTCATGAATTGAACATCCTTCCGGAATACAAGATGGTAGATACATGTGCCGGTGAATTCGAAGCAAAAACACCATACTACTATGGAACATACGATTCACCATCAAAACTTGAAGCCGGCAAAGAGAAAAAAATAGCCGTTCTAGGTGCAGGTCCTATCCGAATCGGTCAGGGAATAGAATTTGATTACTGCTGTGTACATGCGGCATTGGCATTAAAGGATGAAGATGTAAAAACAATACTTATTAACAATAACCCCGAAACAGTAAGTACTGATTACGACATATCCGATAAATTATATTTCGAGCCATTAACCAAAGAAGATGTATTAGCAGTAATAGAACAAGAAAAACCTGAAGGAGTAATTGTACAATTCGGTGGACAAACATCAATCAACCTTGCAGAAAGTCTAAACGATGCAGGAGTAACAATACTCGGTACACCATTTGAAAGCATTGACATGGTAGAAGACAGGGAACAATTCACCGAAGTACTCAATGAACTTGAAATACCACAAGCAGACTATGGTATAGCAAATTCATTCGATGAAGCAAGGGATGCTGCCCATTCAATAGGTTTCCCAGTACTTGTAAGACCATCATACGTTCTCGGTGGACGTGCAATGGAAATAGTTTATGATGACAGTGAACTGGAAGAATATATGAAGGAAGCAGTAAGAGTATCAAAAGAACATCCAATCCTTGTGGACAAATTCCTGGAAGACTCCATAGAACTGGATGTGGATGCATTATGTGACGGTGAAGAGGTATACGTATGTGGTATAATGGAACACATCGAGGAAGCTGGTATACACTCAGGAGACTCCGCATGTGTAATACCACCACAATCAGTATCTGATGAAATCATAGCACAGGTAGAGGATTACACAAGAAAACTGGCATTAAGATTAGGAGTAAAAGGATTAATCAACATCCAATATGCCATAAAAATGGATCCCGAACCAAAACTATACATCATAGAAGCAAACCCACGTGCAAGTCGTACAGTTCCATTCGTAAGTAAAGCAATTGGAATACCAATAGCAAAAATAGCTACAAAAATAATGCTGGGCAAAAAATTATCCGACTTTGACTTGGTAAATTACGCTGATATTGAACATGTAGCGGTTAAAGAATCAGTATTCCCATTTATCAAAATACCTGATGCAGACTCAGTACTTGGACCGGAAATGAAATCAACCGGAGAAACAATGGGTATAGATAAAAACTTTGGACTGGCATATTATAAGGCACAGCTATCTGCAGGCATGAACCTACCGACAGAAGGAAAAATATTCCTAAGCGTACGTGATATTGACAAACCAAAAATAGCTCCAATAGCTCAGAAAGCCAAAGAATTAGGATTTGACCTGATAGCTACAAAAGGAACTGCAGAAGCAGTACCTGAAGTTGACATTGAAGTCATTAGAAAAGTAAGTCAGGGTTCACCAAATATACGTGATGCAATGATTAACGGTGAAGTGGCATTTGTGATAAACACTCCATCAGGTAAACAATCAGCTGATGACGGATATATCATAAGAAGATTGGCCATTGAATTGGGAGTTCCATATGTAACTACAGTTGCAGGTGCAAATGCAGTGCTCAAGGCAATTGAAGAAGCATCCCATGGAGAACTTAATGTCAAATCATTAAATGAATATGCAATATAATTTATTAATTTAAACTCCTTATTTCTCTTTTTTTCTTCACTATTAATTATTATTCTATTTAAAAATTACCGGAGGACAATTTTATGATAACAATAAAAAATGGTTTGGTGCTATGTGGATTTAACCTTCAGGCAGTTAAAACAAATGTCATCATAAACGATGAAGGACGTATCATTAAATTATCACCTCATGATGAAAGTGGTGAAATAATTGATGCTACAAATTGTATAGTGATGCCTGCCTTCCTAAATGCACATACTCACATAGCCGACTCTATCCTAAAAGATGTTGGGGATGGATTGACAATAAGTCAACT is part of the Methanosphaera sp. BMS genome and harbors:
- a CDS encoding DUF356 domain-containing protein encodes the protein MSLILIRAINKKKALNALADIERHAKLSIDGKPRVIDVEDVEDITRRILKQKPKSDIKLAILVRTSESTTKSIMSIKKIHPPAHLIVISEEYPEYEGLNKKFSTLKVFQGYYSMKK
- a CDS encoding multiprotein bridging factor aMBF1, translating into MNCEICGTEIKGEPYKTKIDNSLMITCKECSRYGKVQRKPQPKVNKNIKKGNKNNMRNNSYNQRPANKSYTRKPDVEYEIVEDYGSIIRKAREEKNLTQKKLGEKIYERESVISHIESGKMIPEIKIARKLEKLLNIKIVEKVESDVQEFKDVGRYKEATIGDIARIKRK
- a CDS encoding proteasome-activating nucleotidase is translated as MDEVGPVNTTSRDQEISDLIDKHETIERNLTWEVRKLEKDKVLLENENLRLDREVKSLKTEINRFRTPPLVLATVSELLDDNKTVVKSSTGPSFLLKYSDKDASKMEIGARVALNQQTFSIVEVITSEKDPLVSGMEIDEKPDISYDKIGGLKEQIRETIETVELPLKNPEIFEKVGITPPKGVLFYGPPGTGKTLLAKAVAHETNATFIKIVASEFVKKYIGEGSRLVRGVFELAKEKAPAIIFIDEIDAIAAKRLQGSTSGDREVQRTLMQLLAEMDGFESRGDVGIIAATNRPDILDPALVRPGRFDRIIEVPVPDEEGKLEILKIHTRDMTLDVDVNLEQIAHEAKEASGADLKAICTEAGMFAIRDEKYSVSREHFEQAMDKVMNKNKNKESTDGVMFG
- the cobK gene encoding precorrin-6A reductase, which gives rise to MRYMVMSGTSDATKVIKFLHEDKNNYIIATTVTDYGAEIAKSAGANEVISKALREEDFIKVIGEKNIEALIDATHPFASVATETAISSCQKAGIRYIRYERASTILPESDLIIKVATFEDAAAKAKELLVNKEDKIMHLAGVMRLKTTVDQIDANKVIARVLPNNFSITKTLECGVPAENIIAMQGTYSKELNMALMKEYNVSAIITKESGESGGAETKINAALELDIPTILVLRPEIKELENHDVVRSIEELEKII
- a CDS encoding UPF0146 family protein; amino-acid sequence: MSDVWDNFTEYIINNYEDASLIIEVGVGSILDPSNILKDKLENATVRCVDIKPTNDDIIKDDITKPNYEIYENADLIYSIRPPEELQRPISNVAKAVECDCILKPFSSEELSFKIKPRFKLINYKKEVFYLMSKSDY
- the rimI gene encoding ribosomal protein S18-alanine N-acetyltransferase, whose amino-acid sequence is MDIRNFQITDLDDVLRIQFQSFDDPYPVGILLELFNSGAGFLVAQVGRSVVGYIIFWIREGSGHIIAIAVDERFRSMAIGSMLLDKAIGLIKQNDIFTVKLEVRKSNITARKFYLKKGFKQVKYCKKYYSDGEDGIIMQYTITNN
- the carA gene encoding glutamine-hydrolyzing carbamoyl-phosphate synthase small subunit; this translates as MVKTAKLALEDGTILIGEGFGAETIKTGEIVFSTSMAGYVAALTDPSFKGQILMSTYPLEGNYGVSKDWYQSEDIKAEAYIVRQVCDEPCHPKSEQSLSEFLMDNDVPGISGIDTRALTIKIREVGSMKAAVANTDIADEELLKIVAEQPGIEDMYLVDKITTKEPKYITDKKDYNIAVLDCGVKKNILTNLIYDDVGVVVMPADSTAQEVIDMDVDGVLVSSGPGNPENVDKIQDTIRELSVKMPIAGICLGQQIIALAFGAKIYKMKFGHRGSNQPVKDLKTGQVYITSQNHSFSIDPESIEGTDLEITQINLNDGTPEAIVHKELPISCIQYHPEAGPGPHDTREFFDKFVEAIKNNKA
- the carB gene encoding carbamoyl-phosphate synthase large subunit; translation: MPKDENINKVLIIGSGPIQIGQAAEFDYSGSQACKSLREEGVETILVNSNPATIQTDIDSADKVYVEPLTAEIVAKIIEKEKVDAILPTMGGQTGLNIAVDLDKMGVLDNIQVLGSPIQTIKDVEDRDLFAEFMDRLNEPIPKCHAVNSLEEAFDAVQDIGYPVIVRPGFTLGGTGGGVANNKKEFEEIVTHGLDMSFNNQVLIDESVLGWQEIEYEVMRDKNDSCIIVCNMENIDAMGIHTGESVVVAPTQTLSDDDCQKLRNASIKIIRALGIRGGCNIQFALHPITREYKVIEVNPRVSRSSALASKATGYSIAKVSSKIALGMTLDEIKNDITKETPASFEPAVDYVIAKVPRWPFDKFKESSGELGVQMQSTGEVMAIGRTIEEALQKSLRSLDIDEDSFEYVNYTDYELEHATDKRFLQIYSAIKDGRSVDELAEITKISPFFINKIKSIVDCEEMITEKGADILKDEYTFRKIKQYGFSDKKLGQLLALSEEEVSKLRHELNILPEYKMVDTCAGEFEAKTPYYYGTYDSPSKLEAGKEKKIAVLGAGPIRIGQGIEFDYCCVHAALALKDEDVKTILINNNPETVSTDYDISDKLYFEPLTKEDVLAVIEQEKPEGVIVQFGGQTSINLAESLNDAGVTILGTPFESIDMVEDREQFTEVLNELEIPQADYGIANSFDEARDAAHSIGFPVLVRPSYVLGGRAMEIVYDDSELEEYMKEAVRVSKEHPILVDKFLEDSIELDVDALCDGEEVYVCGIMEHIEEAGIHSGDSACVIPPQSVSDEIIAQVEDYTRKLALRLGVKGLINIQYAIKMDPEPKLYIIEANPRASRTVPFVSKAIGIPIAKIATKIMLGKKLSDFDLVNYADIEHVAVKESVFPFIKIPDADSVLGPEMKSTGETMGIDKNFGLAYYKAQLSAGMNLPTEGKIFLSVRDIDKPKIAPIAQKAKELGFDLIATKGTAEAVPEVDIEVIRKVSQGSPNIRDAMINGEVAFVINTPSGKQSADDGYIIRRLAIELGVPYVTTVAGANAVLKAIEEASHGELNVKSLNEYAI